In a single window of the Acidobacteriota bacterium genome:
- the bshB1 gene encoding bacillithiol biosynthesis deacetylase BshB1, giving the protein MFEPRPVDVLAVGAHPDDVELGCGGTLLRLKSLGRRTGVVDLTRGELGTRGTMETRALESRRAAALLGLDFRLNLGLRDGNLSPDEESRLALIRVIRKCRPKLVLTHSKWGHPDHGKASILVEEAVHHAGLAAIDTSQQRFRPRRIACWTHFDEPVVPHVGVDISDHYEQKEHALKAFASQLHRPDSREPATYLSDPTFLERIRSFHMHVGSLVGCSLAEGFLMARPPRIGDLADC; this is encoded by the coding sequence ATGTTTGAACCCAGGCCAGTCGACGTTCTCGCCGTGGGGGCGCATCCCGACGACGTCGAGTTGGGTTGCGGCGGGACTCTGCTTCGCCTGAAGTCGCTGGGCCGCCGCACGGGCGTCGTGGATCTGACGCGCGGCGAACTGGGAACCCGCGGCACCATGGAGACCCGGGCCCTGGAATCCCGCCGCGCGGCTGCTCTCCTGGGTCTGGACTTCCGGCTGAACCTGGGCCTGAGGGACGGGAACCTGAGTCCCGATGAAGAGAGCCGGTTGGCGTTGATTCGAGTGATCCGGAAGTGCCGGCCCAAGCTGGTCCTGACACACTCCAAATGGGGCCACCCGGACCATGGCAAGGCTTCCATCCTGGTCGAGGAGGCGGTTCATCACGCCGGCCTGGCGGCCATCGACACGTCGCAACAGCGATTCCGTCCGCGGCGGATCGCCTGCTGGACCCATTTCGATGAACCGGTCGTGCCCCACGTCGGCGTGGACATCTCGGACCACTACGAGCAGAAGGAGCACGCTTTGAAGGCCTTCGCGTCCCAGTTGCATCGTCCGGACTCGCGCGAGCCCGCCACCTATCTCAGCGATCCCACGTTCCTGGAACGGATCCGGAGTTTCCACATGCACGTGGGGAGTCTAGTAGGATGCTCCCTGGCGGAGGGTTTCCTCATGGCCCGGCCTCCCCGGATCGGGGACCTGGCCGATTGCTGA
- the bshC gene encoding bacillithiol biosynthesis cysteine-adding enzyme BshC has protein sequence MRLDRLDRRRLPGQSRLFLQYLYDFDQVAPLYPAGTGHTGPEALGERAEAARKRDSRLPREALVRMLLDFNARVGSGSSTRENIEKLRDPGTVAVVTGQQLGLFGGPALSVYKALTAVSLARILEAGGYAAVPVFWLPSDDSDFLESRSTAFFDPQGSLLRLGYSGPSPPSATMVGTVSLEATGDPLKRLQDGAPVSEYRKEVLRTLESAYAPGTFFTDAQGRWLGRLFRNQGLILFDALHSGYKDALRPVFETAVVERKRLIRSLQARGRELEAEGHRAQVPVDGSESLLFWLEERRRYKLDYRSGAYWSRGSRSLRLPAEELLDRIRTGTGEFGPNVLLRPIIQDHLFPTVAYVGGPAEVAYFSQVGAISPYWKIQCCVFPRAGVTVVDRKSQRLLKKHSLDLVELLSLGASRITQRVARTGASKQVLDEFDRVTDVVRESLTRLQGDIVRVDPSLGKMVPRAWKRVFYQMERVEKRFLENYRTRDGVAGRHLDHLQTRLHPQGKLQERVVNFNQFLMEEGPGFIDGLLETIDPFCMDHQVIHV, from the coding sequence ATGAGACTCGATCGTCTCGACCGCCGCCGGTTGCCGGGGCAGAGTCGGCTATTTCTCCAGTATCTGTACGATTTCGACCAGGTCGCGCCCCTCTATCCGGCCGGAACGGGGCACACGGGTCCGGAGGCTCTGGGTGAGAGAGCCGAGGCCGCGCGAAAACGGGACTCCCGGTTGCCGCGTGAGGCCCTCGTCCGGATGCTCCTCGATTTCAATGCCCGGGTGGGCTCGGGCTCCTCTACCCGCGAGAACATCGAGAAGCTGCGGGATCCCGGGACCGTGGCCGTAGTCACGGGCCAACAACTGGGCCTGTTCGGCGGACCGGCCCTCTCCGTCTACAAGGCGCTGACCGCCGTGAGCCTGGCCCGGATCCTGGAGGCGGGAGGGTACGCGGCGGTTCCGGTCTTCTGGCTTCCTTCCGACGACTCCGATTTTCTGGAGTCCCGTTCCACCGCCTTTTTCGATCCGCAAGGATCGCTGCTTCGGCTGGGGTATTCCGGTCCCTCCCCCCCTTCGGCGACCATGGTGGGCACGGTTTCGTTGGAAGCGACCGGTGATCCCCTGAAGAGGCTCCAGGACGGCGCTCCCGTTTCCGAATATCGGAAAGAGGTCCTCCGGACCCTCGAATCGGCCTACGCGCCCGGTACGTTCTTTACCGATGCCCAGGGCCGGTGGCTCGGCCGCCTCTTTCGAAACCAGGGACTCATTCTCTTCGACGCGCTCCACTCCGGATACAAGGATGCGTTGAGACCGGTCTTCGAGACGGCGGTCGTGGAGCGGAAGCGTCTGATCCGCTCCCTGCAGGCCCGCGGCCGGGAGCTGGAGGCGGAAGGTCACCGGGCGCAGGTGCCTGTGGATGGCTCCGAATCACTCCTCTTCTGGCTCGAGGAGAGACGGCGTTACAAGTTGGACTACCGGTCGGGAGCCTATTGGAGTCGCGGAAGCCGCTCTCTCCGGCTGCCGGCGGAGGAACTGCTGGACCGGATACGAACCGGAACCGGAGAGTTCGGTCCCAACGTGTTGTTGCGGCCCATCATTCAGGATCATCTCTTCCCTACCGTGGCCTACGTAGGAGGGCCGGCGGAGGTCGCCTACTTCAGCCAGGTCGGCGCCATCAGTCCCTACTGGAAGATTCAATGCTGCGTGTTTCCCAGGGCCGGGGTCACGGTAGTGGACCGGAAATCCCAGCGGCTGCTGAAGAAGCACTCGCTGGATCTGGTCGAGCTGCTCTCCCTGGGCGCCTCCCGCATCACCCAACGCGTCGCCAGGACCGGAGCATCAAAGCAGGTCCTGGACGAGTTCGACCGGGTTACCGACGTGGTTCGGGAGAGCCTGACCCGGCTGCAGGGGGACATTGTCCGCGTGGACCCGAGTCTCGGCAAGATGGTCCCCCGGGCTTGGAAACGAGTCTTCTATCAGATGGAAAGGGTGGAGAAGCGATTCCTGGAAAACTACCGGACCCGCGACGGCGTCGCCGGCCGCCATCTGGACCATCTCCAGACCCGTCTTCATCCTCAGGGAAAGCTGCAGGAACGGGTCGTCAACTTCAACCAATTCCTGATGGAGGAGGGGCCCGGGTTCATCGACGGCCTGTTGGAAACGATCGATCCTTTCTGCATGGACCACCAGGTGATCCATGTTTGA